The genome window AGAGTCGTGTGCATGTCCAATCACCATCGCCCATCGAAAGATGCATGAAAGAAATCATCCTAAGAGCAACTTCACCAGAGCTGATAGCCCGATGGAATGGCTATCAAACAGTGCCAAAATGCCCGAGCAAGAAGGTCCAGCCCAAGCTGGCAATTGAGCCCAAAGGGGCAAGAGCGAGAAGCCCGTTGGGAGTTGCTGGCCTGAGAGCCCTGAGTGGGTATGATGCAAGGCTGATGTCAGGGCGACGTCAGCTCATCCCCATCAactttttgcttcttcttcctcctcacctTCGATTTGTAGATGTCCCAAGCCTCCACTTTACCATCCTCAGCTTTCAAACCCATttctcacaaaccctaaaacaatcaaatccaAATACTATCAAACACCCAGAACCGCCTCTATTCGCCGTCGACACAACCCATACGAAAAACCCACCAAAATCCCTGAAATTTCCGAACTTTACAAAAACCCAACTAAATTTAGAGGAAAAAAGGACGACCTAGCTGAGAAAATAGCTAGATCACACAGAAAGCAGATGAATGAACCCTTGAAGCGAAATCAATCAGCTCGACAAACGCGAAAAGCAGATCAATGAACCCTTGAAGCGAAATCAATCAACTCGACAAACCCTCAACGAACCCTTCTGCTATTTTATTTGTTGGAATTATTGcctttctgatttttttttttctgaaaatctaGACTAACAGGTTTTTCTTGGTTGACTTGATGGATTAATGTTAAAGCTTGAAACTTTCACACTTCCCATTTGAATTAATGTAAGAATTGGTAAAATATagattatttattaaaaaatactaatattttattacctattgcTAGGGCTATTCAATGTAGGGATGAAAATACAAAaggtaattactgttcattaaaaacaGTTACTATTCACTAAGTGAATTCAATAGTGAATAACTCTAGGGAACATTTGCAACGCTGAAGTTGTTCAGTAGCTATCATGTTTGCTCTGATGGGAATGCATGAAGCCTTGGATCTGTAGATCAATCAGATGGAAAACCAATtgtaatctttttcttttttggcaaAGTTGCTGTGCAGAATTAAGTCCTTTGACTATCGCGCCCGCTTCAATCATCTGATGTAGAACGCTCCTTTCATGTCCGCTAGGCTACATTAATTATACCATCAATtgaagagattttttagtgtgtcaAAAGTACGGTTCTGTACATTaggtgtaataatacaattagttgaaaacttgaaaattataatacaattagttgaaaatttaaagattttaaaccaattatattattacacttgTTGTACCAAACTGTGACAAATTCTCCCATCAATTGGTCATTTCTGCATGCGCATACTTTTTTGATAGTTTATAAACATACCTATCAAATGAGTGTACtaagataattttttatttcaaaaatagGTGTAGGGTTTTTAATTCAACAAAACGTGGGCTGTTAATAAATCTATTCTAATTAGAATTTGTTATATATAATAGTAATAAAAGTTTACACTTGTCGTGGTCTCGACGATGAAATGTTTAATTAAAATCAGTGTCATGGTTTGGTTTACTAAAGGAAGGTTTTTATATACACACTTCTATAATTTCATCACGAATAATGTTaaagaaactaaatttgtagacaaatttgcaaactaaatgatatgtcactaataaaaaataagtacatttatcaacgcttaagtaataatttaatcattaacTTTCATATCATTACCCTTTCATCGTATAGGTTTTAGTACTCTGTCAAAGACATTATTTAACTGAAAAAAGGTATTGCACAAAAGTTGTACTCTTATCCCCATAATTAGCGTTTGTAATATGGGCCATATTTCCCTGAATTTACGTGTTATCATGAGGAGGGATATACAAATGCTAGGGTTTATACGAAGAGTtgtattatttttcatttttcttctaattaGTTGGTAGGTTAGGTCCAGAGTAATTCCTACAGTTGCATCTACTCTAGGGTTTCGGCTTCATACATCTGTAGTGGAACTGTGTGGATAAATGAAGATGTACAAACATCGGCCGGCGGTACGTTTTGGTTATATCTACTGATAAATTATGCCTCTCAATCAATTGCTTTCATTGTCCATCAACTTTGTTAATTATATTATACTAATCAAACTAATTGCCCGACCATTTATCACACAAAACAACAATCTCTGAtgaaaagtttccattttttgGACGGAATAAAACCAACATTCTATAATGTAACTCTCAATGCTGTAGCAGATAGCAGCAGGTATATAAATGATCACTAAACACCAAACGTTAATCTTCACCACAAAACAAGGATGGGCATGCAACACTGCTACCCAGCCACGCAATGTTAGTGCATATATGAAAGACCTAGAGCTGTAGAGAAACTCATTGATTCTTAATTTGTTATTCTTCTGTAATTGTAtttagggagactttggatgtaGTCCTTAAGTACTAATGTTCTTTAGATAAAACTTTATTGATTTTCAGTTCTTAATCAAAGTCCTTTGAATTGGTACACcttagcattttaatagtaCTATTATTGTCAATACCTTTTCcaacaaaccatcaatttcgTAACTGCAAAACCCCTTAATTTTCTCATTGAAAACACgaagttaattaatttttttcattcaaatttcgTATTGGAGATTTACCCATATGAATGAGTAATATTTGTACCCATACTTTGTTCTGTTTTATTTATAAAGAGAAGTACTCTATATACATTGCACATATTAGAAAATAAGCATCAAATAATCTAAAATTAGTTGACAATGGGTGAAAGATTCAACATTATTTAAGGGGTGGTGATGTGGGagataaaaagaggtgtgtggataacatcaCCCTGTTTAAATTATAAGGTAAAGTTTTAATTCGCCGATGTTGGGATAATTTACACTTTTAACACATTTCTTATGGGTCGTTTAGCATCCAACTCAAAACTAGCTAATTTAAAATGAGTAAAGAGTGCTAAAATAGTTTAAATTATTAGGCAACGTTTTAACTGCGTAGAGTCGTACTAGCTATCCCAACTTTTCCTCGCTAACATAATTGAGTAGATTGAAAAAAACTTAAGGTTACACCCCAAAACCTAGTAGCAATGGGAGAGCAGACAAACTCCTTATAAATTTATGcaattttccttaatttttttatgtgatACTCTTGAACGTGTGATGAAGTTTTAAGAGTAAAATGTGGATAATTTACTTAGATGATATAGAGCACGTGTGACAGTGGGCTTCACACATGGACAACCTAGCCAATCTAGACCCTGAAACTATATTGTCAATGAAAAATGTAATCCAAACTCTTTATAACTCTATACAAGGTTCCTCAGCCTATGTTTGGGTGAGATTTCCATGTCCCAGTGAATTGAGTCCAAGTTAGTAAGGAATGAACCATAAAATGCAGATATTAGGGGATTAGCAATTTCATCTTTGAAAACTACAAAGTCATGTGAAAGAGATTTGTAAATTGCTACTTAAAAGGTGTCATTTGCAAATCCCCCTCAGTTTTTTGTAATGCTCATAAAGAGCATTGCTAATCCTCTCGATTTGCGATTTACGGTCCATTCCTTAATAATTCGAACtcaattttttgaaatttagaTGTCCCTCATCTAAATACAGCCTTAATTCCTTAATATGAAACTTTTTGACTTGTAGCTCGCATTCTCACGCGGATAACATAAGAACTACATTGAATGTAAGTAAATAAGATTTAAACTTGgcgcatatatatatgtcaacAAAATATTGCCATATCCGTTGAAACTTTAAACATATGACTaattattgaaagaaaaaaaagactaTTAGTTTGTGTCCGATTAttgtttaataaattaattacgTACGTAGTGTTTGGTACATATAACCTATGCCACAAAGTATTCTATTGAGTTTTCCCATTTCATCTTCTAGCTTGACAAAACTACTTAATTCGACACAATGGGTAAATCTCTGAAAGCATGCACATGTAGCTACATTTATCAATTCTCCTACATCACGCTCTTTCTATTACATGATCCTCTAGTACGAATAATACAATAGCTAATCTTACGAATTGAAACTTATCCTCACATTAGCTAGCATCTAACACAAGGGTGTATATTCCTAACTTAATTTAGTCTTGTTTTCTTTTCGTTTGAAGATCATAGCTAGAGATAAAAGCATCATCTGTGAGGATTTGGAGTTTTGTCCCACATCAGAAAGTTAAGAGATTTTGTATGTACATATCAGAAGTTTGACTACTTCTTATATTgctaattgattttatagtgAAACCTTATGTTTCTTCATGGTATTCGAGAAAGTTTGGAGCATGTGTAAACGGTCAATGGCCACACACATACTCCATGTTACCTGAcatgtgttgtccacgtgttcgAATTGAGTATTGCCACATGTGAGGGGGCACGTGAGGACGTGAAATTTTATTTCATATCAACAAATTAAGCACATTGCATGTATTTATAAGGAGTTAGGTGATTATTGCATGTATTTATAAGGAGTTAGGTGATTATTCGTATAAATTTTTTGGCCattttgtgagagagagagagagagagagagagagagagagagagagagagagagagagagagagagaagagcaGTTATGGGATATTTTCACTTGATCCTCATGCTCTAATCTTATCTTTATTGGTAAAGGGGTTGCTTTTTCCACACCATAATTGGTACGTACACGTTAGGTGAAGTTGTGAACCAAGCCAAGAATGTTACTGTTTATGGACACTAGAATAACAAATTTGTACCAATGTCATAAACTCATGACCAAGCAGTGCTTAGCAGGTTTAATACACACTCATCTACAATATTGACATCATGATGATCAATTGCCATGATACCAAATATACGATCAAAAGTCAGCAACATGTTATCATTGAAGCTTAACCTAAGGACATAATTACAGGTTAGAAATTAAGAGCATGCATGTGACAGCCCTCAAAAAATTCGACAACAAATTAACTCACTTTAATGGAAAGACATGTTTATTTAAGTAAAGATAATGGTATGACAATGCCACACTATCTCAGTTATCACCTAattcatttattatttattattcatTACAAGTATTCTCATTTAAACATAAACGTACGTACGCACTTCCTATATATATTTCTTGTAGGTTAAGCTActatatatcgtatatagtaTATATGTCGTTTCAAGTGCTTCCCTTACACCGACAAGTGGCAAAGCGGGTCCGATGATGACGGTGATGACGACGATTTGGTGAAGTTCCACAGATCATTCTCGTTGTTGTATACTTCGGATTGATGATCGGATGATCTACTTGTACGTAGGTATGGATATGATAGCTGTACGTCATTGTCTTGATCATTAGGATGAGGAGAAGAACAAAAGGCCATGTTTGGATCGCCAAAGCAAGACAAGTGTTTTGGTGTCTCTTGATCTTGGCCATTGAGTTGACCTAGTTGGGATGCCACAAGCCTATCAAGGGTAGCCCAGTCATTTAGCCTTGTTTTGGGGTACTCATGATCATCGACTAGGTCATTATTGTGACAACCATTGCTTGGTTGGTTTGTTGAAGAAGGCTCAGTTTCTATGAACATGTCATCAATGGCCGAATAGCAAGCTTTGAAGCTACGTTCCTGATCGAAAGTGGGAAGGTTTGGAAGAGTTGGGCTCTCAAGCCTTGGCAGATGCATAAATCTTTCTGAGATGTTATTCATGGTTAAGGATTGATCATGATTTTCCAGCTTGCAAGTAGTCCTTCCCATGTACATCAGTATTTGATCAAGAACACCATCGTTTCTTGAACCATGCATTTGGTTGTTTGATGAGTCCATGGAGAAGGAGGCTTTAGGGCTCTCTAAAGCTTTCTGATAGTTCTTCTTCTTGAATACCCGGCAGACCACCCACCCTTCTTCGGTCATCGACTCCCCCATTGAGCTAGAAACCTGTATGAATACACATATAGTACGTAATGAATGTATGAGAATATCAATAATTGTGTACACACAGAAGTATGTATGTGAAGAAGAATATTATAAGGGGATAGTTACCTTCCTACTATGATCCAGTGAGATTTAAACAGAGGTAGTTTTGATATGTTAAAGAGAAGCGTATacgtataataaataaatagtacTTTGTGCAATCGGCACAAGAATGCAAATTGGTGTTTGATTATTCTTGGAATAAATGAAGTGTTTGAAAATTTCGATTGTGTGAAAGTTGAAGAAATGGGGGGACTAAAAACTTACGGTGGTTTCATGAGTGTTGCTTTCATCAAGCCTATATTCATGCATGATCCAATCTGACTTTTGTCCATGAGGAGCTCGACCCTTATAAAACACAAGTGTCTTCCTCAATCCAATTCTTTTGAAGCCGCTATAGATGATCTTGTCCCGCCCGGTGGCCTTCCAAAACCCAGCAGTGGTTGCCCGATTGGTTCGAGTTCCGGTTGGGTATTTCTTGTCCTTGTGACTGAAGAAGTACCAATCATTTTGTGGAGTGGAACCTATTTTGCACTTCTCTGCATTATGTCACAAAAATGAATGAACCAATCGGTGTCACAAAAATGAATGAACCAATCCGATTTCCATGAACCGTGACTCTTATGTATGAAAATTTTACGatgagtttatatatatatatatatatatatatatatatatatatatatatatatatatatatatatatatatatatatatatatgtaccttGAATGTCCCATGGCTCAAGCTTATTAAGATCAACTTCTCGAATTACATCAAGATCAATCCTCTCAAAGGCAACTTTCTTCCTAAGATAGTAGTGAAGAAGCTCCTCTTCGGTTGGATGGAACCGGAAACCTGGGGGAACTTGAGATTGACCATTTATTGATAGACTCATTTGATCATCTGACATTATATCAAAGATAAAAACAGAGAGACAAAATATTGGTAGTGATGAGAGAATTGAAGATGACGAGAAGCGAATCGAATTGAAGGAGAAAACACAAAGGAGGGGTTTGATTTCGTAAAGGGTACACCGCAGTCATGATTATTTATAATGGGAGTAGTGCATGGAAGGGTCCAAAAATGCATGAAAAGCTTAGGTATCATGGTTATTAGTGTACTTAGAGTGGGGTCCATCCCTTGAAGAAGAGCCAACCACCTAAACTGTAGAGACTGAAGAGTGAGAGAAAGGTTTAGGAGAAATTGTGTATCGACATCATTCGTTACgtgatttattattttaaattccgaatattatttaaaactcgACATTAAGGAGACTGAAGTTCTACTTATTCTAAAATGGTGGTTTGTGAAAAGTGTGTAGAGAGAACGATTGATGCAGTGGATTGAGATACGTGGATTTCAATactattattttcaaattttcgccAACTTCTCCTCAACATGGGATTTCAAtacttttatttcaatttttaaattttaattagttttagctttttttatttggtttcccTTGACAAAATTATCCCTGCTACTTTGTTTCTATTATTTTCAATCAgttgtattctttttttttgttttaaagacTTTTATGTCCAAATTTTTTGGTGAAACCTTGAGACACTAAAGTAGTTTTCTggcattctaatttttttagagtcaatgaacaaaaaaaatgaaggttATAATTTGGGTGTAATAGATATATTATATTAGTGGTGTTTGGATACACTAAAAATCTCTTCTCTCTTAGAcatcgagagatttttcagtatgccAAAAATGCGACCTGATATACTGAGTGTAATACAATAAATTAGAAACTTGAAAACAAAATTTCTAACCAATTATATTATGATCCTATACGGACCGTGCTTTCgacactttaaatttttttatcgaGGTCTAGAAGCTGGTGGACTAGTCTAATATAGGTTGTAAAATGGGGTCCACATGAAAAAATGCGTTAGAGGCATCAATATTATTGTGAAGTCAGTGTGTGGGGGGGCACACATACATCTCAACTGTGACCCTCGACCTTAATATCTATATGAAAAGCACCTCTAAAACCACCACTAGCTAGGCACTATATTCCTCTTTGATCAATCCCTCCATTGTCTTCCTCAaaagaatctctctctctctctctctctctctctctctctctctctctctctctctctaactaaGAAGACTTGTGCAACCACCTCAACGACAAGAAGGgcaagagagagacagagatgaTGGGGTCGGAGCCACTGAGCTTTCATATGGTCCCTCATCAGAAAAAAGACATGATGACCTTTCGTGCCGGAGAGATTTAAATTAGTTGTGGATCGAATGTGGTATGTGCGCAATGTGGATCTCCTATATATTTTAATACAGTTACACTAAACATATATTGCATTTCACCATGTGAGAGGCTAGGCTCCACATAAACTTAATGATTCAACAACACTGTAAATAACATTACTAAATTATAAATGATCATCATAAAGTGGTATTATATTTATGTTCAAGGTACAAACAAACTGCATAAATGGATGAGTGCAGTACATGCTATATCAGGAAATCTGACTGGACTATACAGGAACATGTGGAATAAGTCCAGTGCCCTATTTCATCGTGAAGTACTTGCATGGGGTACGTTTTATCATCCATatttgtatgaatggtactgatGAACCCCTTTGCAATATCCTCCGGATCTTGTCTACATGAATAACATATGTAACTGTTGATTCTTTCAACCACGCTTGTGGTATTTTACATATTATTAGTAAAGTAATTTCTAAATTTACGAAAGGGAGGATTGAAATTCAAGTTTAGAGGCGAACATGTTACCTTAGTCAACTAACATACCCACATCTACACAGGGCTGTCTCTGAGATTTCGGGAGCCCTATGCGAAATTTATAAAGGGTCCCATTTTTaagatagtttttatttttttaaagtaggACAATATATTGGTACTAGAAAATaataacataaatcaaaacaaactttaGGACTCACTGTAAGTTTACAAATGtcattaaataagtaaaaagagttaCAAATATAATCTTCATGCTGAATAATACATAACAGTTCAATCTTAAGcaaccaaataaagaaaaaaaaaaagcttaaaaaACTATAACcttaaagtttcacttgaatatatagcattattatacaataaaattgaaaagaaaatcattttTTAAGGTGTTGTTATTGGCTCTCCTACTATCTCATTGTGcactccattttttttatttggaaagaaaataaaatttacactTATAAAAAGTACACTATaagattttaaagtgctaataaaagtatttttaatatataaaattataacatataaatataagataCCAAAATTTTTTGGGGGGGCCCTTCAAATTTGGGGGCCCTGTGCGATTGCACTTTTTGCTCCCCCTCAACGCCGCCTCTGCATCTACAATAGTTCAAGTAATactaaaaaaaaggtcgtacccagtgcacaaggctcccgctttacgcagggtctgggagaggtgaatgtcggctagccttaccctcatttatggagaggctgctcccaagtctcgaacccgagacctaccgctcatgggcgaagacacttgccatcgcaccaagtgcgacctctagtTCAAGTAATACTAAACAGGAAAAATATAACCATGTATGAATTACTATATAGATTTGGTCAAGTtccattttattcatttttttctccTTCATATTTTGCAACTATGGGATAAAACACATACAAGTGGATTATGCTAGTTTGATTACAAATTAAACAACTCATCTCatcctctcacattctcttattttgtcgttctcttgctataaaaaattaatataagatgttgacgtgacttaaccgtgaccattcaAATAGGAAAGGAGGGAAGGAGAGGgaaaaaagaggagagaaaatcctATTCTGCCTACCGGCGGCTAATGTTAAGGCCTACAGCTAGCTAGGAAGGTAAATTCTAGGCCTACCGGCGGCTAATGTTAAGGGCCTACAGCTAGATATGAAAGTAAATTCTAAGTATTCATACAGGGACGTCGATTATGACTACGTGTGTATGGCCGTGAACGTAAAGTTGGCTGTTGGTGCAAGACTTGGAgacagcatatatatatatatatatatatgttatattcAAAGGTTGATAGAAGACCTTAAATCAaaacttatatattttttcttcataCAATCGAGTGAGTGATCTCCAGTTGGCACGTACGAATTTGTGAAAGCTTAATTATGAAAATATTTTCTTGTACAAGGTTTTTGTTATatctaaaataatttatgcTCAAAAGTTGTTTTTGGGTTTGCTAGGAACTACTATATGTAGAGCACTTTGTTTATAAGCGCTTCTATTATgaaaatgttaaaattttataaaaaattcaggtgctttttaagaaagcaattggAAGTGTTATTTTAAAAAAGTATCCATACAACCCATATGCACTTTCAAGTTTTTTCTATCAACGTACACATAAGTGCATTTCCTTGCTCAAAATACACTTTATAGCCCTTTCACAAACAAATTTCAAGTAGCCTATTGCTTTGTCATTTgtctttttatattttgtggGAGTAGTGAGCTCTGttctctacttttttttttttttttttcaaaatcttccATGAGGAATGAGTTCCACACATGTCCTGTAATATATAACAATAATGTTATTTTTACCATATTTTGGTGCCACAATTGTATACGGTGGCATCTAATGTGGACAGTCACATCATCTAAATTAATTAGCATGTAATTTCAAAACtttaatcaataattaataaaaagattgttaattaaatgatgattgtgataTACGAGGAGTTTCATTCTTCCACCTAAgattatttaagtgttttaattaataaaaagattgaaattaaatgatgtagCTTGTCCAACTCATATACCACCTAAGATGGTAAAGAAATGTGGAATGAAATTGTGgtaagaatagcattactcaATATATAATGTTTCCAACCCCTTGTGAAAGTTAGGAAACACAAAGTTAAATTTAAAGTAAGAGAAATTAGGTTtctattcattttttattttattttattgattgaaatttttttccttttaatttttatcaaggttatttaatttttatccatgtcattatttcaataataatgtATTTACATGttagcatatttaaattttatttcttaaaTATATCCATTTAGTATTAGAAATAttacatttggtatatttatatttatggctaaaattTGTGCCATATTTATGCCATATGTCACTTAGAACAACGGTCTAggggtattcctcttcacttgcaagtgacaggacttaggttcgattctctgTAAATGCGAatttttgaaccacattattgctagcccattgtgaggctaagcccacccccctAGTGTAGGTAATATcatctgttaaaaaaaatattgtaccatctattccaattttaatttgtacccattttcaGTTTGCGACTATTTTCTTAAATTATATCAGTTTCCTTTATAGTTtgatttgtacccatatatttacTTTCTTTCTATgcctatatttttaaacttttatttgtactcataatttttttaatcttttatttgtagtcataatttatttataagtacgcattttcctaaaaaaaaccACTTGTTATGTaaaatgtattatttttttagtaaaatgtatgcattttttaatgtaaaatttattcacttttttttaactaaaatatGTATTAAAAATCCTTACAGGTATAAACTTTGCATGATCATTGGGAggagttattaattttttaattaatattagaatttaacattttattttcaatcaaAGTATTCAAATTAATAAAGTTTCCGTTTAAGATTTTAGTAAGTTAAGTTCTGGTAagcaaaattttcatttaaaatatatatttttttttttgaacaaacgatattatctactaaATAGGAGGTGAACTAAGCATCACAATAgactaataataatgtggttcaaattcgcatttgaaCTCCATGCGGATCTCCATTGACCAAAATATACGCCAATCCAAAGAATAAATGGTTTTCAGTACTCCCTTGATTTGAGAGACCGGAAAGTAGTTGAATTTTGCACATTCTTAAATCTGAAATTATTACATCCAAAAAAAATCTGATACTCATTTTACCATATTTAaacttttgtaaaaaaaataatcgtctctctctctttcttcttcaattccttttcttcttcttagtatgcctctcctccctctctgcccagtctcttcaccaaaataaattaggcttatttttagctacgtTCCTTGTAACTTGATTTCAATTCCACTTTaccttttaaaattaaaaacttgcCACTTTACTTCTTGGAACTCAATTTTGATCTCACCTTACCCCCTGAAATTCAAAAGTCACTGCCTTACTTCCTAGAACCCAATTTTGAAACCACTTTACTCCCTGAAACTCAAAACTCACCACTTTACTCCCTGGAACTCCAAATTCACTTTACATTgccttatttatgttttttagaTTAAGTTCATCcattcaaaatttataattgGTAATATGTCAAATTCTCCCATGAAAAAATGGGtaataaaaaagattaaaaagagCCATCTTCTCTCTTTACCAACCACCTCCATTAATTAAGAGCATAAGAAATAACGAAATCAATAGAACTAATGATAAGATGGCTGGAGATGGAAGGAGAAGGGATGAATGTATGGACAACGATTAGATAGAGACAGAAGGGAGAAGAGATGAATGTATGGATGACCATATTCTCTCTTCACCAGCCACCTCATTAAGAaccatctttcttccttttattttattttttatttttttaatatgttatCCAATGTtcgatttttgttttgtttcaatcTATGTGGCACTATTTGATTGGATATGTAAGCTTTAATACTTGTGTCGTGTCAGCCATAAGTGGGCTGTAATTATGCCACATAAGTAAACTTAATGGTTGTTTGACAGAATACAAACAAGCCAAAGTAGAGTGATGAATATTGAGTTTCAATAAGAAAGTGACGACTTTTGAGTTTCAAGGGATAAAGTGGAATAAAAATTGAGTTTCGTAGAGTAAAGTGACGACTTATGAATTTTAGTTGGCACATCGGGATTGAAATCGAGTTCCATAAAAT of Malus sylvestris chromosome 6, drMalSylv7.2, whole genome shotgun sequence contains these proteins:
- the LOC126625218 gene encoding NAC domain-containing protein 43-like encodes the protein MSDDQMSLSINGQSQVPPGFRFHPTEEELLHYYLRKKVAFERIDLDVIREVDLNKLEPWDIQEKCKIGSTPQNDWYFFSHKDKKYPTGTRTNRATTAGFWKATGRDKIIYSGFKRIGLRKTLVFYKGRAPHGQKSDWIMHEYRLDESNTHETTVSSSMGESMTEEGWVVCRVFKKKNYQKALESPKASFSMDSSNNQMHGSRNDGVLDQILMYMGRTTCKLENHDQSLTMNNISERFMHLPRLESPTLPNLPTFDQERSFKACYSAIDDMFIETEPSSTNQPSNGCHNNDLVDDHEYPKTRLNDWATLDRLVASQLGQLNGQDQETPKHLSCFGDPNMAFCSSPHPNDQDNDVQLSYPYLRTSRSSDHQSEVYNNENDLWNFTKSSSSPSSSDPLCHLSV